A single Penaeus vannamei isolate JL-2024 chromosome 22, ASM4276789v1, whole genome shotgun sequence DNA region contains:
- the LOC113818186 gene encoding uncharacterized protein isoform X2: protein MELPLQILHDTLIKKKTSCTSLHWMGGDAGNVYTIGTSHVEKIQLTSGNSSKVSKLSSILKEVVAINSNYDGSNIYGIVSSGDLFFWDLHDNSLKHASGIPELVTHLPNAGAEHHGKGSEGRLHAFYSAFRHFQQQSTETNEEENDELQSHFKPKIFASDDCSTVIVVLGAVQVYVWEKEGMSKTREKDIILCGNWSVVACPSSTPMPSLQSKETQISVCFSSEEPFRKSCHVTFIFLDGAVFIATTLTLQWGKTATPNTPTSASVALWNTFSVSLGKMGMEEEIIQRDGLLVSRYAHSQSLMCTAVNSSKFPISKLVYLNPLCNTALVVPIGRIKGHLNSATRSHWVSDLAWSRDNTYLAGCLRSGCIFLATRMGSLLTISCPELPMQLHPSEFLPVHPSGTSSQKEQESSGNVEAEELPNLSFHVSFHPKKDQLLLLSSVRASVFVLPDNGKRDADVVDKLLVSANHALYILGNSALTHDYAYIHCSTWRLARSVADLTQNESELANPSKYEIRSVVDPLLAAWTLTLTHRKPQLQEWQKRARNVAGLVVKLVRNLMQASANDDQSEHQAQILQMLQLFHSFIRVLELWPSSLHMLKPSLWLTHHILHTLLRCEKHAGEGSMVDTLLILSQTLLSVEDTLSQAYAFKPILAYTKDPLYGVLEPAADVEVTNLKAITACADEKSSGRGSSSVIFRMRNLWLCMHMSARKLYIRIQEQKYNEKIYRKAVLILSIVQSSLAKYSNSFHSKRSGYSGGHKLYLNGIICSAIEEWKTDIIATVFRKGNKKNMGKRLHSILYALLLSYSFSSISSFLLWILGILKTQCFTQPSHKVHKLSSTPKPKRKQDKDLPKMNDLDISEIVTSDSKKESKLMQETLTQTQDSQKEEKDLRIVAGSNWGNDRRNVGNAKDMDSKKLHMHEQSRACHRRQIEFILAVRKLLGSLGRVMMAAVLQQDVCIPSPNNPHIVRASWMSVEEPKGKRAGEVITWKETKRAIQEAQWSSRTAAQALAIAGYWVDVTVLAQELGDMRTALVASLVATSLGRRKSKEVKCVPEPLHPASLIKSCILIAGPQQEIQPAVFNSFSELFLLAAITKVEILPDVMQLCLARMREAVNSLEFKVQSEVYLPAPPVFCPQILMDEATTKLPQASSDEHALRREIAGWVHLFSSVVSASGIAHPLLREICAHEPIAESEIPHHQDLLSLTDMLGPVECCVDAADTAGWPSISQSWLEFLRCLWMLQVRDKLWLSLRSCSKEAFVKNKKRSVREKAVVEILFWCEKLYKLSESSSWKEDIVATGLTAAGSVLPSPSVAQALARLILHPSKLPSLLKDRASRLFDLWKKTEISMVDLTEKERKTNKKLFTDERTSMLYTLFENACSEALAKSEDFDLQGSVTPQDTLTILLESPNDEFRKMLTLYANMTFRKDAENFPQHITQIPKFPEFGELIKKRELQAVNLRKFLAGREFVEGNQNCTVFEALDKSATRDFKERKGFFRNLGMWQKDTGSSLMLKAKADTQDLFRTCTPSQDQSKSTRSRYDSFSRKVVGSASPQKAHRKSQSRQNRSQRSRHNSLSLHKKRQNISCIKRSHSLSTLERKDRNTNSFGFSQESLTREVPLSLFLRLNNHLLLNIQDKGFHDAVCLMQWILSRERKFCLSSAIPKDGESIFKKVDLSLQDIILAFSWDFIAESKSLPVTTQNSMTKKHGKMKVKKSASVGELTYDKSNILPAQTLAENLYKGHTVNSENNVENVRKKSIVVPTSTTEEKEKNKEGRDVLDARGLSTDTAEKIEDETPAIRVNKTSEEDNLSKDNKAELQMNEDEMAKREEEDIPDDNQCPEAASVQDDNCALQTVVSPSFGATAEPVESKVKKLETSEIMDSSKEIHLNNEVQNNKSDLGHKEDLKAVDLTNPNFSVSCLADRNFVDVSTQYSIPLSDNSWKPFRPKSRMSKKPPTPRLVIEAKGQGAVMKQQETTAAVCKKKSLTPVETPSEILDTPFCGPPKILRMNTRQDSRVLSLSDLDSDDDVDNTCLSNSMGFPNDNTLDDVTLPESLHVSELEEDIQYASSCEKGDEVGRFKSHAMQNGSRKMNTTVTINRPARLSLNHSKYVDNRAAPIHVKPIHTEVKSSKQNMTSREVAIVPKQKDSDSQAFKLLTLPVSVPTEFSEATSKKYEPLKLKTIPYQFLQKKHLPENKKPMIKSIKQKSEDAGSHMKGTKMLKFNKEPPSNVFKDQMTLLTVPLYTPCLKSAQEKSLKLLDPQHVFTFADRNVKDKKLAKFKILHNKNSVENPVINRAIKIKSFGFVDPHAGSNIEVANDTRTEINKEKCSKASDDKAFNGKVSASPVSYEPEKPRLLTVTKEYEMRQDAMLPFPISQRVDKACQHSTPQSNVNSIETQTVENSQNVKADITTDTAPLCTDTEQTTRVTIDNQGKGDRNVLPQKSTDTSRTILLQERLDEVAKLPEVEHENEASKSDCHISTTESQKETALVETKTQKDAAVGVKDSDLETKATEISFPLPSCRKNMQTQTDHAAAMALHQSEDYCVPPHVPPTASPPAYSPVSTPAAPPGKPSQMALSLNPTLLEVDNTCLRQSSKDLSNVLTQIDIPQEIVLGRLDAMGDKLNETIYGEDLDKIDKSVTERDIEVKSSIRDNRQLSEVKISDSKSHGNNFQRLFEHNADDAKAERSKSHSEGTFNATCREREISQSKARPDSLLKKQSDFIQDQILESPLQENRTIHECEQKEQEVLIPYEDKVQDVLSSRKEEMTMNDLVEAFSEGRITFEDMCKFSTQAVKEDTTPEGIMSEKEDPMMAIQALEREAEEAVKGLHESRQFMSKISSLVQVAGELESQKQQTYSVSDGKKASEHNQIYVPSMSGESPRNKNHEWQTTKSLFLKTGKSDILLKYIEDMHPNDLRFEVIDDIMKYTGLEEGLNQIPTSNTSRPLCETYTLNDTQFSLLQSNVVRSFPRVDINSQCSNDGISLANQQSLKSSPVLHLDLTSLRSDSSNGYHNLPKYSDKKQNSPKLTCDTEVLEKRESIRRWMREQRKKRLAQTQSTQNANMLSKNSAKRPTSFMNGTLTSRQLRERSREREEKQTQLREEFQRKREEEVEKLLRDHEEELSTHRALIQEGRCSSESRSVTRATQSIGSKPKKVPELLQGSTSLLNASPLPKRNTELAVKGSSSLHRGKLNIKNISKHSTKVSSAHDKSFKSNPTLDNDKKIQEEISRLKECMRSSRKLRIAPGNSSWSINRDEMLSSDRSFHSDHLDEEQTKHKSKKVKNSHILDNTRSDIPVKNNNVSSDKHLRRNESFSLPLDRISEVDSSSQSCSLNNAEQSPNGDDTSGEISWNVPDEIKMLLYK, encoded by the exons cCTTTCAGAAAATCATGTCATGTCACATTTATCTTCCTCGATGGAGCTGTCTTCATTGCCACAACACTCACCCTGCAGTGGGGAAAAACCGCAACACCAAACACCCCAACCAGTGCTAGTGTCGCCCTTTGGAACACCTTCTCAGTGTCACTTGGGAAaatgggaatggaagaggaaattaTACAAAGAGATGGGCTACTAGTTTCCAG ATATGCACATAGCCAGAGCTTAATGTGCACAGCTGTTAATTCATCAAAATTTCCAATTTCAAAGCTGGTGTATCTCAATCCACTTTGTAATACAGCATTGGTGGTTCCTATAGGAAGAATTAAGGGACATTTAAACTCTGCAACAAG ATCACACTGGGTGAGTGACCTTGCCTGGTCACGGGACAACACATATCTTGCTGGCTGCTTGAGGTCAGGCTGCATCTTCCTGGCAACACGGATGGGGTCTCTGCTAACAATCTCCTGCCCAGAGCTTCCAATGCAGCTCCATCCTTCAGAGTTTCTACCAGTGCATCCCAGTGGCACATCCAGCCAGAAGGA ACAGGAGAGCAGTGGTAATGTGGAGGCAGAAGAACTTCCCAACTTGAGCTTCCATGTTTCTTTTCACCCCAAGAAAGACCAGCTTCTTTTGTTGTCCTCTGTCCGAGCTTCAGTATTTGTGCTACCAGATAATGGAAAAAG aGATGCAGATGTTGTAGATAAGCTGTTGGTGTCTGCCAACCATGCCCTTTACATACTCGGCAATTCAGCTCTCACGCATGATTATGCCTACATTCACTGCAGCACTTGGAGACTGGCAAGATCTGTAGCTGACTTAACTCAAAATGAGTCTGAACTGGCAAATCCTAGCAAATATGAG ATCAGAAGCGTTGTGGATCCTCTGCTTGCTGCCTGGACTCTCACACTGACTCATAGAAAGCCCCAGTTGCAAGAATGGCAAAAAAGAGCTAGGAATGTTGCTGGCCTCGTGGTTAAACTAGTCAGGAATTTGATGCAGGCTTCAGCCAACGATGATCAGAGCGAACACCAGGCACAGATTCTTCAGATGTTGCAGTTGTTTCATAGCTTTATCAGG GTGCTTGAACTGTGGCCGAGCTCTCTCCACATGCTGAAGCCATCTTTGTGGTTGACACATCACATCTTGCATACGTTACTCAGGTGTGAAAAGCATGCTGGGGAAGGCAGCATGGTAGACACTCTTCTCATATTGTCACAGACCCTGTTGTCTGTTGAGGACACACTGTCTCAGGCATATGCATTTAAACCCATTTTAGCTTATACCAAAGACCCTCTCTATGGTGTTTTAGAGCCAGCAGCAGATGTGGAAGTGACAAACTTGAAAGCAATCACAGCCTGTGCTGATGAAAAGAGTTCAGGTAGAGGTTCCTCGTCAGTCATATTTAGAATGAGAAACCTTTGGCTTTGCATGCATATGAGTGCAAGAAAATTGTATATTAGAATACAGGAACAAAAGTACAACGAGAAGATCTATCGGAAGGCAGTTCTCATTTTGAGCATAGTGCAGAGTAGTTTAGCTAAGTACAGCAACAGTTTCCACTCTAAAAGGAGTGGTTATTCTGGTGGCCATAAGTTATACTTGAATGGGATAATCTGCAGTGCTATTGAAGAATGGAAGACAGATATTATAGCAACAGTTTTTcggaaaggaaataagaagaatatGGGTAAAAGACTTCATTCCATTCTCTATGCTTTGTTGTTGAGTTAcagtttttcaagcatttcatcTTTCTTACTGTGGATTCTTGGCATTCTGAAAACACAATGCTTCACACAACCTAGTCATAAAGTACACAAATTATCATCCACCCCCAAAccaaagagaaaacaagataaagattTACCAAAGATGAATGACCTTGATATATCAGAAATTGTTACGAGTGacagtaaaaaagaaagcaaattgATGCAGGAGACATTAACACAAACGCAAGATAgtcaaaaggaggaaaaagatctGAGAATCGTGGCTGGCTCAAACTGGGGAAATGATAGAAGAAATGTTGGAAATGCCAAGGACATGGATTCAAAAAAGTTACACATGCATGAACAGTCAAGAGCCTGTCACAGGAGGCAGATAGAGTTCATTTTGGCTGTCCGTAAATTGCTTGGGAGTTTGGGTAGGGTCATGATGGCAGCAGTTCTGCAGCAAGATGTCTGCATTCCTTCACCAAACAACCCTCATATAGTGCGTGCCAGCTGGATGTCTGTGGAGGAGCCCAAAG GTAAGAGGGCAGGTGAAGTGATTACGTGGAAAGAAACAAAACGAGCCATTCAAGAAGCCCAGTGGTCATCCCGAACAGCAGCTCAGGCTCTGGCAATAGCTGGCTACTGGGTAGATGTAACAGTGCTTGCTCAGGAACTGGGAGACATGAGGACCGCCCTGGTGGCCAGCCTCGTGGCCACATCTCTTGGCAGAAGAAAAAGCAAGGAGGT GAAGTGTGTGCCAGAGCCCCTGCATCCTGCCTCCCTCATAAAGTCCTGCATCCTCATAGCTGGGCCCCAGCAGGAGATCCAGCCAGCTGTGTTCAACAGTTTCAGTGAACTCTTCCTGTTAGCGGCCATAACGAAAGTCGAGATTTTGCCGGACGTAATGCAGCTCTGTTTAGCTAGGATGAGGGAAGCGGTGAATTCTCTTGAGTTCAAAGTCCAGTCTGAAGTGTATCTTCCAGCTCCCCCTGTGTTCTGTCCTCAGATCCTAATGGACGAAGCAACCACGAAGCTGCCACAAGCAAG CTCAGATGAACATGCTCTGAGGCGGGAAATAGCTGGATGGGTGCACCTCTTTTCTTCTGTGGTGAGTGCATCAGGCATTGCTCATCCCTTGCTGCGTGAGATCTGTGCACATGAGCCGATTGCAGAG AGTGAAATTCCACACCATCAAGATCTTCTAAGCCTGACAGACATGTTGGGTCCTGTTGAGTGTTGCGTGGATGCAGCAGACACCGCTGGATGGCCAAGCATCTCTCAATCATGGCTGGAATTTCTGAGATGTCTTTGGATGCTTCAAGTAAGAGACAAGTTGTGGCTCTCCCTCCGCAGCTGTTCGAAGGAAGCCTTTGTGAAGAACAAG AAAAGGAGTGTTCGTGAAAAGGCAGTTGTGGAAATTCTTTTTTGGTGTGAGAAGCTGTATAAATTGAGTGAGTCCAGTTCATGGAAGGAAGACATTGTTGCCACAGGACTGACCGCAGCAGGAAGTGTGTTGCCTTCACCATCAGTGGCACAAGCCTTGGCTAGGCTGATCTTACATCCTTCAAAATTACCTTCTTTATTAAAAGATAGAGCAAGCAGACTCTTTGACCTGTGGAAGAAGACAGAGATCAGTATGGTAGATTTaactgaaaaggaaaggaaaacaaataagaagTTATTTACAGATGAGAGAACATCCATGCTCTATACCCTGTTTGAAAATGCATGTTCAGAAGCTCTGGCTAAAAGTGAGGATTTTGATTTGCAGGGTTCAGTCACTCCACAGGATACCTTGACAATTCTCCTTGAGTCCCCAAATGATGAATTCAGGAAAATGTTGACCCTTTATGCCAACATGACTTTCAGAAAAGATGCTGAAAATTTCCCTCAGCACATTACCCAAATTCCAAAATTTCCAGAATTTGGAGAactgataaagaagagagaactcCAGGCTGTGAATCTTAGGAAATTTCTAGCTGGGAGAGAATTTGTTGAAGGAAATCAGAATTGCACAGTTTTTGAAGCTCTGGATAAATCAGCTACGAGGGATttcaaggagagaaagggattctTTAGAAATTTAGGCATGTGGCAAAAAGACACAGGCTCAAGCTTAATGCTAAAAGCAAAGGCTGATACACAAGATTTGTTTAGAACTTGCACTCCTTCACAAGACCAAAGTAAATCAACCAGGAGCCGCTATGATTCTTTCTCTAGAAAGGTAGTGGGAAGTGCATCCCCTCAGAAAGCACATAGGAAATCTCAGTCAAGGCAGAACAGATCACAAAGAAGTAGACACAATTCATTATCTTTGCATAAGAAGAGACAGAATATTTCTTGCATCAAGAGAAGTCATTCACTAAGTACTCttgaaagaaaggatagaaataCCAACAGTTTTGGATTTTCCCAAGAAAGTTTAACCAGAGAAGTTCCTTTGAGTCTTTTTTTAAGGCTCAATAATCACTTGCTCCTTAATATTCAGGATAAGGGATTTCATGATGCAGTTTGTTTAATGCAGTGGATACTGAGCAGGGAAAGGAAGTTCTGTCTTTCAAGTGCAATTCCCAAGGATGGAGAATCCATCTTCAAGAAAGTTGATCTTAGTCTACAAGACATCATACTTGCATTTTCTTGGGATTTCATTGCAGAAAGTAAATCACTTCCAGTTACAACCCAAAACTCCATGACAAAGAAACATgggaaaatgaaagtgaagaaGTCAGCATCAGTTGGTGAACTGACCTATGATAAATCCAACATACTGCCTGCACAGACTTTAGCTGAAAATCTGTATAAGGGTCATACAGTGAATTCAGagaataatgttgaaaatgtgagaaaaaaatctatagtAGTTCCAACATCAaccacagaagaaaaagaaaaaaacaaagaaggaagagatgtgtTAGATGCAAGAGGTTTAAGTACAGACACTGCAGAAAAAATAGAGGATGAAACTCCAGCCATCAGAGTGAACAAAACATCAGAGGAAGACAATCTGAGCAAAGATAACAAGGCAGAACTCCAAATGAATGAGGATGAAATggctaaaagggaggaagaggacattCCAGATGACAATCAGTGCCCGGAAGCAGCAAGTGTCCAGGATGACAACTGTGCATTGCAGACTGTAGTTAGTCCATCTTTTGGTGCTACGGCTGAACCAGTGGAAAGTAAAGTTAAGAAACTTGAAACCAGTGAAATAATGGATTCATCAAAGGAAATACATTTAAACAATGAAGTGCAAAATAATAAATCAGACTTAGGTCATAAGGAAGACCTTAAAGCAGTTGATTTAACAAATCCAAATTTTTCAGTCTCATGTTTAGCAGACCGTAACTTTGTGGATGTTTCAACACAATATTCAATCCCTCTTTCTGATAATTCGTGGAAACCTTTTAGGCCAAAATCTAGAATGTCCAAAAAGCCACCAACCCCTAGACTAGTTATTGAGGCTAAAGGACAGGGGGCTGTGATGAAGCAACAGGAAACCACTGCAGCTGTATGCAAGAAGAAGAGCCTCACACCAGTTGAAACTCCTTCTGAGATCTTGGATACTCCTTTTTGTGGTCCCCCAAAGATTCTGCGAATGAACACTCGTCAAGATAGTAGAGTGCTAAGCTTATCTGatcttgatagtgatgatgatgtggataatacTTGTCTTTCTAATTCCATGGGTTTCCCGAATGACAATACTCTGGATGATGTTACTCTGCCAGAATCCCTTCATGTTTCAGAGTTGGAGGAAGATATCCAGTATGCATCCAGTtgtgagaagggagatgaagtagGAAGGTTTAAAAGCCATGCAATGCAAAATGGAAGCAGGAAAATGAACACAACTGTAACAATTAATCGCCCAGCTAGACTAAGTCTAAATCATTCTAAATATGTAGATAACAGAGCAGCCCCTATTCATGTTAAACCTATCCATACAGAGGTTAAAAGCAGCAAGCAGAATATGACTAGCAGAGAAGTTGCTATTGTtccaaaacaaaaagacagtgaCAGCCAGGCCTTCAAGCTACTGACACTACCAGTGTCAGTTCCCACTGAATTCAGTGAAGCAACCTCAAAAAAATACGAGCCATTGAAGCTAAAGACAATACCATATCAGTTTCTCCAAAAAAAACATTTGCCAGAAAACAAAAAACCTATGATTAAATCAATCAAGCAAAAGTCAGAAGATGCTGGTAGTCATATGAAAGGAACAAAGATGCTGAAATTTAATAAGGAACCTCCAAGCAATGTGTTTAAAGATCAGATGACTTTACTAACTGTGCCTTTATATACCCCATGTCTGAAATCTGCTCAGGAGAAGTCGCTGAAACTTTTGGATCCTCAGCATGTTTTCACATTTGCTGACAGAAATGTAAAAGACAAAAAACTTGCAAAATTTAAGATACTTCATAATAAGAATTCAGTAGAAAACCCAGTGATAAATAGAGCAATTAAAATCAAAAGCTTTGGTTTTGTAGATCCACATGCTGGAAGCAACATAGAAGTAGCTAATGACACACGTactgaaataaacaaagaaaagtgcAGCAAAGCCAGTGATGATAAAGCTTTTAATGGGAAAGTATCAGCGTCCCCTGTTAGCTATGAACCAGAGAAGCCTAGGCTTTTAACAGTTACCAAAGAATATGAGATGAGACAGGATGCCATGCTTCCTTTTCCCATATCACAAAGAGTGGATAAAGCATGCCAGCACAGTACCCCTCAGTCAAATGTAAACAGTATAGAAACTCAGACTGTAGAAAATTCACAAAATGTTAAAGCTGATATCACAACGGATACAGCCCCGTTATGTACTGATACTGAACAGACTACTAGAGTGACAATTGATAATCAGGGAAAAGGTGATCGTAATGTACTTCCACAAAAAAGCACTGATACTTCTAGAACTATTTTACTTCAGGAAAGGTTAGATGAAGTTGCCAAATTGCCTGAAGTTGAGCATGAAAATGAAGCCAGTAAAAGTGATTGCCATATCTCAACAACAGAGAGTCAGAAAGAAACAGCGCTTgtagaaacaaagacacagaaggATGCAGCAGTTGGAGTGAAGGATTCTGACCTAGAAACAAAAGCAACTGAAATTTCCTTCCCTTTACCAAGCTGCAGAAAGAATATGCAA ACTCAGACAGACCATGCTGCAGCAATGGCACTTCACCAATCAGAGGATTACTGTGTGCCCCCTCATGTACCTCCCACTGCTTCACCCCCTGCATACTCTCCAGTGTCCACCCCAGCAGCACCTCCAGGAAAGCCTAGCCAGATGGCACTTTCACTCAACCCCACACTCTTAGAAGTGGATAATACCTGTCTTCGGCAAAGCAGTAAAGATCTATCCAATGTGCTGACACAAATCGACATTCCGCAGGAAATTGTACTGGGACGTTTGGATGCAATGGGAGATAAACTTAATGAAACTATCTATGGGGAAGATTTGGATAAAATTGACAAGTCAGTGACTGAAAGGGATATAGAAGTAAAAAGTAGTATCAGAGATAACAGACAGTTAAGTGAAGTAAAAATATCAGATTCCAAAAGTCATGGGAATAATTTCCAAAGATTGTTTGAACACAATGCTGATGATGCTAAGGCTGAAAGGTCCAAGTCACATTCTGAAGGGACTTTTAATGCTacatgtagagaaagagaaatttcacAGTCTAAAGCTCGACCGGACAGCTTATTAAAAAAGCAAAGTGATTTTATCCAAGACCAAATTTTGGAATCTCCATTACAAGAAAACAGAACTATTCATGAGtgtgaacaaaaagaacaagaagttcTTATACCATATGAGGACAAAGTGCAAGATGTATTAAGttcaagaaaggaagagatgacaaTGAATGATCTAGTAGAGGCATTCTCAGAAGGAAGGATAACCTTTGAGGATATGTGTAAATTTAGTACACAAGCAGTCAAGGAAGACACTACTCCAGAAGGGATCATGTCAGAAAAGGAAGATCCCATGATGGCCATCCAGGCcttagaaagagaagcagaagaggcagTGAAAGGACTTCATGAATCAAGACAATTCATGTCTAAAATCAGTTCATTAGTGCAAGTGGCAGGGGAGTTAGAGAGCCAGAAACAGCAGACATATTCAGTTAGTGATGGTAAGAAGGCATCAGAACATAACCAGATATATGTTCCCAGTATGTCTGGAGAATCCccaagaaataaaaatcatgaatggCAAACTACAAAGTCTTTGTTCCTAAAGACTGGCAAAAGTGACATACTATTAAAGTATATAGAAGATATGCACCCAAATGACTTGAGATTTGAAGTTATAGATGACATAATGAAGTATACCGGGCTTGAGGAAGGACTTAATCAAATACCTACTTCCAATACTTCTCGGCCCCTTTGTGAGACCTACACCCTAAATGACACTCAGTTCAGCCTTCTGCAATCCAATGTGGTTAGGTCATTTCCCAGAGTTGACATCAATAGCCAGTGTTCTAATGATGGTATCAGCCTTGCCAACCAACAGTCACTGAAGAGCTCACCAGTGCTACATCTTGATCTCACTAGTCTCAG ATCTGACTCCAGTAATGGTTATCACAACCTGCCGAAATATAGTGATAAGAAACAAAATTCTCCAAAATTAACCTGTGATACTGAAGTTCTTGAGAAACGTGAAAGTATCAGGAGATGGATGAGGGAGCAGCGGAAGAAGAGGCTTGCCCAGACCCAATCCACTCAGAATGCTAACATGCTTTCAAAG AATTCAGCAAAAAGACCTACAAGTTTTATGAATGGTACATTGACCAGTAGACAACTTCGTGAGcgcagcagagaaagagaggaaaagcaaaCACAATTAAGAGAAGAGTTTCAGAGGAAacgggaggaagaagtagagaaactTCTGAGAGACCATGAGGAAGAACTGTCAACACACAGAGCTCTAATTCAAGAAGGGAGATGCAGCTCTGAGAGCAGGAGTGTGACCAGGGCCACTCAATCTATTGGCAGTAAACCTAAGAAGGTTCCTGAATTGTTGCAGGGTAGTACCTCACTATTAAATGCCAGTCCACTACCTAAAAGGAATACCGAGTTGGCTGTCAAAGGCAGCTCGTCTTTACACAGAGGAAAACTGAACATTAAAAACATCTCAAAGCATAGCACGAAAGTATCAAGTGCTCATGACAAGAGTTTCAAATCAAATCCCACTTTAGACAATGATAAGAAGATACAGGAAGAGATCAGTCGTCTAAAAGAGTGTATGAGATCGTCAAGGAAGTTAAGAATAGCCCCAGGAAACTCAAGCTGGTCCATCAACAGAGATGAAATGCTTTCTTCTGACCGGAGTTTTCATTCTGACCATTTAGATGAAGAGCAGACGAAACACAAAAGTAAAAAGGTGAAGAATAGTCATATATTAGACAATACCAGAAGTGACATACCGGTGAAAAATAACAATGTAAGTTCTGATAAGCACTTACGAAGAAATGAAAGCTTTTCACTTCCCTTGGACCGTATATCAGAGGTCGACTCATCTTCACAGAGTTGTAGTTTAAATAATGCAGAGCAGTCACCCAATGGAGATGATACAAGTGGAGAAATTTCTTGGAATGTTCCGGATGAAATCAAAATGTTGCTTTATAAATGA